GGGGCTCATAATGCTGACCAGGCGGCCGCCGTGTCTCAGGAAGTTGAGGGCATGGCAGACATGGTCGATATCCTGCTGGTTTTCGAAGGGCGGGTTCATTAAAACTCGATCAAAGGCCAGGTCGCCGACATACGGTTGTATTTTCAGGAAGTCCACATGCATGGTATTGAATTCTTTCTTTCGTAATACCTCGACATTCTTCTCGAGCAGCTCAATACAGGTTATGTAAGGCACTCCGACTATCTTACCAACCATGTCGGCGATGGCGCCGGTGCCGGCAGAGGGCTCAAGTACCCTCATGCCGGGCCGGAGATCTGCCAGTTCGATCATTTTAGCAACCAGGGCCGGGGGAGTCGGGTAGAAGCCGAACTCCTGAGGCGGGATAATCACGCCGGTAGAAAGCAGATCGAGTAATTGCTGCTCCGGTCTTTCCAGGAAGACATGGCCGCCG
The genomic region above belongs to Dehalococcoidales bacterium and contains:
- a CDS encoding methyltransferase: GDMIKLHSGQLDRKTYESVNKVLEAMGGKWNRKYGGHVFLERPEQQLLDLLSTGVIIPPQEFGFYPTPPALVAKMIELADLRPGMRVLEPSAGTGAIADMVGKIVGVPYITCIELLEKNVEVLRKKEFNTMHVDFLKIQPYVGDLAFDRVLMNPPFENQQDIDHVCHALNFLRHGGRLVSIMSPGFTFRENKKSAYFRSLVEDLGGWYSKNEPDAFKESGTGIQTVTVVIDRIKMQEVLQNKKPENLMQSML